A portion of the Limnothrix sp. FACHB-406 genome contains these proteins:
- a CDS encoding DUF2281 domain-containing protein, with product MMQSALLKKLEQLPESLQIEVLHYIELLLEKHTQEAATPAPTKKRKAGLLKGKIWMADDFDAPLAF from the coding sequence ATGATGCAATCAGCTCTTCTGAAGAAGCTGGAACAACTTCCAGAGTCTTTGCAAATAGAGGTTCTACACTACATCGAACTTCTGCTAGAGAAGCATACTCAAGAAGCGGCTACACCAGCACCAACAAAAAAGCGCAAGGCAGGATTATTGAAGGGCAAAATCTGGATGGCAGACGATTTTGATGCTCCACTAGCATTTTAA